One genomic window of Triplophysa rosa linkage group LG11, Trosa_1v2, whole genome shotgun sequence includes the following:
- the ifnphi2 gene encoding interferon phi 2, producing the protein MKLQCITFLCSFFVCARVCSMPTNCHLRWKLVKSAHNLLKNMGGLFPRECLDENVEIKFPKSGLQSKGLNQKISVAKTVFKMMEHIDTLFANDTLPESWDQQKADNFQNIVYRLTEENRCILDKRHGHVDDFSARDSALKTYFEKLATLLRNKDNSLCAWEVIRKELLRVLSFVLRINSSKV; encoded by the exons ATGAAGCTTCAGTGCATCACTTTTCTGTGTTCCTTTTTTGTCTGCGCGCGAGTTTGCTCGATGCCAACAAATTGTCATCTTCGGTGGAAACTCGTGAAATCAGCTCACAATCTACTTAAGAACATG GGAGGTCTTTTCCCTCGTGAATGCTTGGATGAAAACGTCGAGATAAAGTTTCCCAAATCTGGTTTGCAATCTAAGGGCTTAAATCAG AAAATCAGTGTTGCGAAAACAGTATTTAAAATGATGGAGCACATAGACACTCTGTTTGCGAACGACACTCTCCCAGAGTCCTGGGACCAGCAGAAAGCAGACAATTTCCAAAACATAGTTTACCGTCTAACTGAGGAGAACAGATGT ATTTTGGATAAGAGGCATGGCCACGTGGATGATTTTTCTGCAAGAGACAGTGCTCTGAAAACCTATTTTGAAAAATTAGCCACTCTACTTAGAAACAAG GACAACAGTCTCTGCGCCTGGGAGGTAATTCGCAAGGAGCTCTTGCGTGTTCTTAGTTTCGTCCTCAGGATTAACTCATCCAAAGTGTAG